From a region of the Mucilaginibacter auburnensis genome:
- the nuoL gene encoding NADH-quinone oxidoreductase subunit L, whose amino-acid sequence MDKYIWLIPLLPLLGFVINGIGRNSLSKGLIGAIGSLVILISFGLSIATFFQIKSTGAPIHADLFTWFSVGSLHVDFSFLVDQLSSIMLLIITGVGFLIHLYSTGYMHDDKGFGKFFAYLNLFVFFMLLLVMGANYLIMFIGWEGVGLCSYLLIGFWFTNPSYADAAKKAFIMNRVGDLGFLIAIFLIFQHFGSISYAEVFAKAETLGAGGAPLVLITILLFVGATGKSAQLPLFTWLPDAMAGPTPVSALIHAATMVTAGIYMIARSNILFTMAPETLEVIAIVGLATAAFAALIALTQTDIKKVLAYSTVSQLGYMFLGLGVGAYTGAFFHVLTHAFFKALLFLGAGSVIHAMSGEQDMRRMGGLKGKIKVTFFTMLIGTIAIAGIPPFAGFFSKDEILAAAYAHNPIYYVVGVITAMLTSFYMFRMMYLTFWGKFRGTHEQEHHLHESPSSMTIPLIVLAVLSIIGGFIGVPHVLWGHHELNAFLTPVFEASNKLMGEHELDQSTEWLLMGISVLVAFIAMGYAYSRYVKGAHVPVEDGEERPALASLSYNKFYVDELYDAIIRKPLDWLSGFFYKVIDKLGIDGFVNSLGKGSVEASKSLRLLQAGNVGFYIFMMVAGIVAILLYSLTSVI is encoded by the coding sequence ATGGATAAATATATCTGGCTTATTCCTTTATTACCACTGCTTGGTTTTGTTATCAATGGCATCGGTCGTAATTCGTTATCTAAAGGATTGATCGGCGCTATTGGCAGTCTGGTTATTCTTATCTCTTTTGGCTTGAGCATAGCCACTTTCTTTCAGATCAAATCAACCGGAGCTCCAATCCATGCAGATCTGTTCACCTGGTTCAGCGTTGGCTCGCTTCATGTTGATTTCTCTTTCCTGGTTGATCAGTTGAGCTCAATTATGCTGCTCATCATTACAGGTGTAGGTTTTCTTATTCATTTATATTCTACCGGTTACATGCATGATGACAAAGGCTTCGGTAAGTTCTTTGCTTATCTAAACCTGTTTGTTTTCTTCATGTTGCTGTTGGTTATGGGCGCTAACTACCTCATCATGTTTATTGGTTGGGAGGGTGTAGGTCTGTGCTCATATTTGCTTATCGGTTTCTGGTTCACCAATCCAAGTTATGCCGATGCTGCTAAAAAAGCATTCATCATGAACCGTGTGGGCGACTTAGGTTTCCTTATCGCTATCTTTTTAATATTCCAACACTTCGGAAGCATCAGCTACGCTGAAGTATTTGCAAAAGCTGAAACATTAGGTGCCGGCGGTGCGCCGTTGGTGCTGATTACTATATTATTGTTTGTAGGTGCTACAGGCAAATCAGCACAGTTGCCGTTGTTTACCTGGCTGCCGGATGCGATGGCCGGTCCAACGCCTGTATCAGCATTGATCCATGCTGCAACCATGGTTACAGCAGGTATTTACATGATTGCACGCTCCAACATCCTGTTCACAATGGCCCCTGAAACACTTGAGGTGATTGCTATTGTTGGTTTGGCTACCGCAGCGTTTGCTGCTTTGATTGCACTTACGCAAACAGATATTAAAAAGGTACTGGCTTACTCAACAGTGTCGCAATTAGGTTATATGTTTTTAGGTTTGGGTGTTGGCGCTTACACAGGTGCATTCTTCCACGTGCTAACACATGCCTTCTTTAAAGCTTTATTGTTCCTTGGGGCGGGTTCTGTTATCCACGCCATGAGCGGTGAACAGGATATGCGCAGAATGGGCGGTTTGAAAGGTAAGATCAAAGTTACTTTCTTTACCATGCTGATCGGTACTATTGCCATTGCAGGTATCCCACCATTCGCTGGTTTCTTTTCAAAAGATGAAATTTTAGCGGCTGCTTACGCGCACAATCCTATTTACTATGTAGTGGGTGTTATTACCGCTATGCTTACTTCATTCTACATGTTCCGGATGATGTACTTAACCTTCTGGGGTAAGTTCCGCGGGACACATGAGCAGGAGCATCATCTGCATGAGTCGCCTTCAAGCATGACTATTCCATTAATTGTGTTGGCCGTATTGTCAATAATTGGTGGTTTTATAGGCGTACCGCATGTTTTGTGGGGCCATCATGAGTTGAATGCTTTTTTAACTCCGGTATTTGAAGCCTCTAACAAGTTAATGGGCGAACATGAGTTAGATCAAAGCACAGAATGGTTGCTGATGGGAATATCAGTACTCGTTGCTTTCATAGCTATGGGTTATGCCTACTCTCGTTACGTAAAAGGCGCGCATGTGCCGGTTGAAGATGGCGAAGAACGCCCGGCATTGGCGAGTTTATCATATAACAAGTTTTATGTTGACGAGTTATATGATGCCATTATCCGCAAGCCTTTAGATTGGTTATCTGGCTTCTTCTATAAAGTAATTGACAAGTTGGGTATCGACGGGTTTGTGAACAGCCTTGGAAAAGGGTCTGTTGAGGCCAGCAAGAGCTTACGCTTATTGCAGGCCGGTAACGTTGGTTTCTACATTTTTATGATGGTGGCAGGCATAGTTGCCATACTGTTATATAGCTTAACAAGTGTAATTTAA
- a CDS encoding 16S rRNA (uracil(1498)-N(3))-methyltransferase, which translates to MHLFYTPDIDASHPMYFLNEEESKHCIRVLRLQVGDRVQLIDGRGGLYNAEISEAHPKRTILKINSVQTGFGKRNHYLHIAIAPTKNIERFEWFLEKATEIGIDEITPIICQRSERKEVKIERSAKIITSAIKQSLKAYHPILNAPIAFNQFVKQQFEGQKFIAHCMDESKTGLAAEVEKQSAYVILIGPEGDFSPAEVEGALQNGFKAITLGESRLRTETAALEACFEINFLNRK; encoded by the coding sequence ATGCACCTTTTTTACACACCCGATATTGATGCCTCACATCCAATGTACTTCCTTAATGAGGAGGAGAGTAAGCATTGTATAAGGGTTTTAAGACTTCAGGTTGGTGATCGGGTTCAATTGATTGATGGACGGGGAGGACTATACAACGCTGAGATCAGCGAGGCTCATCCTAAGCGTACTATTCTTAAAATCAATAGTGTGCAAACAGGATTCGGCAAGCGTAATCATTACCTGCACATAGCCATTGCCCCAACTAAAAATATTGAGCGTTTTGAATGGTTTTTGGAAAAAGCCACCGAGATAGGAATTGACGAAATAACCCCCATTATTTGTCAGCGCTCCGAACGCAAAGAGGTTAAAATTGAGCGATCAGCTAAAATTATAACTTCTGCCATAAAGCAATCATTAAAAGCTTACCACCCTATTTTAAATGCGCCCATTGCTTTTAACCAATTTGTAAAACAACAGTTTGAAGGGCAAAAGTTCATTGCTCATTGTATGGATGAAAGCAAGACCGGATTAGCCGCGGAGGTAGAGAAACAAAGCGCTTATGTAATATTAATAGGACCGGAGGGCGATTTTAGCCCGGCGGAGGTAGAGGGTGCTTTGCAAAACGGATTTAAAGCCATAACTTTAGGTGAAAGCAGGCTGCGGACCGAGACTGCCGCGCTGGAAGCCTGCTTTGAGATCAATTTCTTAAACCGGAAATAA
- a CDS encoding hemolysin family protein: MDPGDYHISGFSVFATLFLVLLNGFFVAAEFAMVKVRASQIELRAKTGNSIARVARGIMHNLDGYLAATQLGITIASLGLGVVGEEVVTALMINLFQVFNVELAPGVITASHVIAFATITIFHIVFGELAPKSLAIQQSVKTVMAVSLPLRVFYVVFKPAIWVLNGFANFMLKIFGINPVAGHEAHHSSEELQYLLEQGRETGALDSSEHELIQNVFDFNERVVKNIMVPRTKISGIEISTEKDELLEKLITEGYSRMPVYDDVIDKIVGIVHTKDILPLLARNEEIVLKDIIRKPYFIPETKKINDLMAELQQKRIQIAIVSDEFGGTAGMVTLEDIVEELVGEIQDEYDEEKPIVEVINEREFIVNALAPIYDVNEHLPHDLPEDGDFDTVSGWLGDIFGKIPDVGEQKESNGYNITVLKKSDQNIESVKLELLLNEEDTVDLH; the protein is encoded by the coding sequence ATGGACCCCGGCGATTATCATATTAGCGGCTTCAGCGTATTTGCAACCTTATTTTTGGTGCTGTTAAATGGCTTTTTCGTTGCTGCGGAATTTGCCATGGTTAAAGTTCGCGCATCACAAATAGAGCTGCGTGCAAAAACGGGTAACAGCATTGCCCGTGTTGCACGCGGCATAATGCATAATTTAGATGGTTATCTGGCTGCAACACAATTAGGTATTACCATCGCCTCACTTGGTTTGGGTGTAGTTGGTGAAGAGGTGGTAACAGCTCTTATGATCAACCTTTTTCAGGTGTTCAACGTAGAGTTAGCTCCTGGTGTTATTACAGCAAGCCATGTTATAGCCTTTGCTACAATTACTATTTTTCATATTGTTTTTGGGGAGTTAGCTCCTAAATCGTTAGCTATACAGCAATCGGTTAAAACAGTAATGGCGGTATCATTACCGCTGAGAGTATTCTATGTAGTATTTAAACCTGCTATTTGGGTACTTAATGGCTTCGCTAATTTTATGCTGAAGATATTTGGTATAAACCCGGTTGCCGGGCACGAAGCGCATCACAGTTCAGAAGAACTGCAATACTTGTTAGAGCAGGGGCGTGAAACCGGCGCGCTCGACTCGTCAGAGCATGAGTTGATCCAGAACGTATTTGATTTTAACGAGCGCGTGGTTAAAAACATCATGGTGCCCCGCACCAAAATTTCGGGTATTGAGATCAGTACGGAAAAAGATGAGTTATTAGAAAAACTCATTACCGAAGGTTATTCGCGTATGCCCGTTTATGATGATGTTATAGATAAGATTGTTGGTATTGTTCATACCAAGGATATTTTGCCGCTTTTGGCCCGAAACGAGGAGATTGTATTAAAGGACATCATCCGTAAGCCTTACTTTATCCCCGAGACAAAGAAGATCAATGATCTGATGGCCGAGCTGCAGCAAAAACGAATTCAGATAGCTATCGTATCTGATGAGTTTGGTGGTACTGCCGGTATGGTTACCCTCGAAGACATTGTTGAAGAGCTGGTTGGCGAGATACAGGACGAGTACGATGAAGAAAAGCCAATTGTAGAAGTGATCAATGAGCGCGAGTTTATTGTGAACGCTTTGGCGCCTATTTATGATGTGAACGAGCATTTGCCTCATGATCTTCCTGAAGATGGCGACTTTGATACGGTATCGGGTTGGTTAGGTGATATATTTGGTAAAATACCCGATGTGGGGGAACAAAAAGAATCTAACGGCTACAATATTACCGTTTTGAAGAAATCTGATCAGAACATTGAGTCTGTTAAACTCGAGTTATTATTAAACGAGGAAGATACAGTAGATTTGCATTGA
- a CDS encoding DedA family protein: MENFWEYLQTLTDAKTILSKGGFYFLLVVVFAETGLFFGFFLPGDYLLFMAGLLCASGMIDVQLGTLLFSVIAAGVLGNYTGYWFGYRAGPMLFKKNDSWFFKKRYITVAEEFYKKHGGMALVLGRFFPIIRTFAPIFAGVVKVDFKRFTLYNLAGGIAWTCTFILSGYFLGRRYPQLNDYLEYIVIGLIVITSIPLLIAFIRRKTTNTEKT, translated from the coding sequence ATGGAAAATTTTTGGGAATACCTGCAAACCCTGACCGATGCTAAGACCATTTTAAGCAAAGGAGGGTTTTATTTTTTGCTGGTTGTGGTCTTTGCCGAAACGGGGTTGTTCTTCGGATTTTTCCTTCCCGGCGACTATCTCTTATTCATGGCGGGGTTGCTTTGCGCTTCTGGAATGATAGATGTGCAATTAGGTACTTTACTGTTTTCGGTTATTGCGGCAGGTGTACTGGGTAACTACACGGGCTACTGGTTTGGCTATCGCGCAGGGCCTATGCTCTTCAAAAAAAACGATTCGTGGTTCTTTAAAAAGCGTTATATAACGGTTGCGGAAGAATTTTATAAAAAACATGGCGGAATGGCATTAGTTTTAGGAAGATTTTTCCCTATAATAAGAACTTTTGCACCTATCTTTGCAGGCGTTGTTAAGGTAGATTTTAAGCGATTTACCTTGTATAACCTGGCGGGTGGTATTGCGTGGACTTGCACCTTTATTTTATCGGGTTATTTCTTAGGGCGGCGGTATCCGCAGCTGAACGATTACCTTGAATATATTGTAATAGGACTAATAGTTATCACATCAATACCATTGTTAATTGCCTTTATAAGAAGAAAGACAACTAATACTGAAAAAACATAA
- a CDS encoding NADH-quinone oxidoreductase subunit N, with protein MNTLIVISVLPIVLLYLGLYKMQKALLPVTVVGLLVALGMAIGHWNDGATPIFNGMMLFNNFSVIFSSVAIISTLLILLLSKDYFERISSHVAEYYAVILFSLAGIIVMVSYYNLSMLFIGIEIMSVSLYILAGIKKKDFASNEAALKYFLMGAFSTGFLLFGITLIYGATGSFNLEEIRNWMTHDVKIDWLSFTGMMLILIGLCFKVGAAPFHFWTPDVYEGSPTLITAFMSTVVKVAGFAAFYRLFSVSFGAASGFWMQPLSVIIILTLFIGNITALYQKSFKRMLAYSSISHAGYMLFALVALGGTSVASIFIYGSAYSVASIIAFGALILVQQQTGSDSFESFNGLGKSNPFLALVVTVAMLSLAGIPLTAGFIGKFYMFSGTISKWQIWITVLAVINAIISIFYYFRVIVAMYFRQEDRTSLTVPVNYVVVFAIAAAATLVIGIYPDLIAKLI; from the coding sequence ATGAATACTTTAATAGTTATATCTGTTTTACCTATTGTACTGCTTTACCTGGGGCTGTATAAAATGCAAAAGGCATTGCTGCCGGTTACCGTTGTTGGTTTACTGGTTGCACTTGGAATGGCAATAGGCCACTGGAATGACGGTGCTACTCCAATTTTTAATGGGATGATGCTGTTTAATAACTTTTCGGTTATTTTCTCGTCTGTAGCTATCATATCAACCCTTCTCATTCTATTACTATCTAAAGATTATTTTGAGCGTATCAGTTCGCATGTGGCTGAGTATTACGCGGTGATATTGTTTTCATTGGCCGGTATCATTGTAATGGTATCTTACTATAATCTGTCAATGTTATTCATTGGTATTGAGATCATGTCTGTTAGTTTATATATCCTGGCAGGTATCAAAAAGAAAGACTTTGCTTCAAACGAGGCTGCTTTGAAATACTTCCTGATGGGTGCTTTTTCAACAGGCTTTTTATTGTTCGGTATCACATTGATCTACGGCGCTACAGGTTCTTTTAACCTGGAGGAGATCCGCAACTGGATGACACACGATGTTAAAATTGACTGGTTGTCATTCACCGGCATGATGCTGATCTTGATTGGTCTTTGCTTTAAGGTTGGTGCTGCTCCTTTCCACTTCTGGACACCAGACGTATATGAGGGATCTCCAACACTTATCACAGCGTTTATGTCAACTGTAGTAAAGGTTGCAGGCTTCGCGGCATTTTACCGTTTGTTCTCTGTATCATTCGGCGCGGCAAGTGGTTTCTGGATGCAGCCTTTATCAGTTATTATCATCTTAACGCTGTTTATTGGCAACATAACCGCATTATATCAGAAAAGCTTTAAGCGCATGTTGGCTTATTCAAGTATCTCGCATGCGGGTTACATGTTATTTGCCTTAGTTGCTTTAGGCGGAACATCGGTAGCCTCTATATTCATTTATGGCAGCGCATATTCTGTAGCGTCTATTATTGCTTTTGGTGCGCTTATTTTAGTGCAGCAACAAACCGGCAGCGATAGTTTTGAGAGCTTTAATGGTTTGGGTAAAAGCAATCCGTTTTTAGCGTTGGTAGTTACCGTAGCAATGCTTTCGTTGGCAGGTATACCATTAACAGCAGGCTTTATAGGTAAGTTTTACATGTTTAGCGGTACAATAAGCAAGTGGCAAATATGGATAACTGTTTTAGCAGTTATTAATGCCATTATCAGCATATTCTATTATTTCAGGGTAATTGTAGCAATGTATTTCCGTCAGGAAGATCGTACGTCGCTAACCGTGCCTGTAAATTATGTTGTAGTGTTTGCAATTGCAGCTGCGGCAACGTTAGTGATAGGCATCTATCCCGATCTGATTGCAAAGCTTATTTAA
- a CDS encoding inorganic diphosphatase produces the protein MATQHPWHGVSIGENVPEIVNAIIEIPKGSKAKYEIDKESGLLKLDRVLFSSVMYPANYGFIPQTYCDDKDPLDILVLCSIDVFPMSMIEAKVIGVMHMVDNGEQDDKIIAVAKNDMSVNYIDDLNELPPHTMTEIVRFFKDYKKLEGKNVTIEHMLGKRYAHKVIAESIELYKATFPSPINV, from the coding sequence ATGGCTACACAACACCCCTGGCACGGCGTTTCTATCGGCGAGAACGTTCCTGAAATTGTTAACGCGATAATTGAGATACCGAAAGGCTCAAAAGCAAAGTATGAAATCGACAAAGAGTCAGGTCTGCTTAAATTAGACAGGGTTTTATTTTCATCTGTAATGTACCCGGCCAATTACGGTTTTATTCCGCAAACTTATTGCGACGATAAAGACCCATTGGATATTTTAGTACTTTGCTCAATTGACGTTTTCCCTATGTCAATGATCGAAGCTAAAGTAATAGGTGTTATGCACATGGTTGACAATGGTGAGCAAGACGACAAGATTATTGCAGTTGCTAAAAACGACATGTCTGTAAATTATATCGATGATCTTAACGAATTACCTCCGCATACTATGACAGAGATTGTTCGTTTCTTCAAAGATTACAAAAAGCTTGAAGGTAAAAACGTTACCATTGAGCACATGCTTGGTAAACGCTATGCACATAAGGTAATTGCCGAAAGCATTGAGCTTTACAAAGCTACCTTTCCTTCACCAATAAATGTTTAA
- a CDS encoding SUMF1/EgtB/PvdO family nonheme iron enzyme, with protein MKLLFTRTAFVMLGVATLLSSCSNKQKSQKTGIPYNDRKFGYQKFRQTHPAPGPGLVAIEGGTFVLGGSADQDVTYEYNNVRRRVTIPAFYMDEAEVSNQDWLDYLSWIRMTFPNDHEFYYNALPDTLVWRRPLSYNEPYVNNYLRHPAFQDYPVVGVTWDQAKEYCQWRTDRTNEFILQQQGIILNPRAQKSNQANAANAQQIAPFNTDMYLNNQIRGAGIDGKRMPVDINPSAAPTAGGSKKQVRTVRVEDGILKPAYRLPTEAEWEYAALSLNGNTQFENINDGKVYPWNGLGVRSPQKATRGLILANFKRGNGDNAGVGGYLNDKAFITAPVRSYQPNDFGLYNMAGNVNEWVEDTYRQMSFEDVDAFNPFRGNQFADKRLANASTGQYAKDKYGRPIKDPAKAARKMTYAELIASQRADSLANAAPSTTNGAGNGNGQAPVPFVTKDPLAGKPYNADARGFRDSVNTNLYGITTLVNDRSKVYKGGSWNDLAYWLNPATRRFMDQGESSAEVGFRCAMDLVGAPEISPGGKPHFSVKKAGK; from the coding sequence ATGAAATTACTTTTTACTCGTACTGCTTTTGTAATGTTGGGCGTAGCAACATTATTGAGCAGCTGTAGTAATAAACAAAAATCCCAAAAAACGGGCATTCCTTATAACGACCGCAAATTTGGTTACCAAAAATTCCGTCAAACGCATCCGGCTCCGGGTCCGGGTCTTGTAGCTATTGAAGGCGGAACATTTGTTTTAGGCGGTAGCGCAGATCAGGATGTTACGTACGAATATAACAACGTTCGCAGAAGAGTAACTATCCCGGCATTTTACATGGATGAGGCGGAAGTTTCTAATCAGGATTGGTTGGATTATCTATCATGGATCAGAATGACCTTCCCCAATGATCACGAATTCTATTACAACGCTTTGCCAGATACACTGGTTTGGCGCAGACCGCTATCATACAATGAGCCTTACGTAAACAATTACCTTCGCCACCCTGCGTTTCAGGATTATCCGGTTGTTGGCGTTACCTGGGATCAGGCTAAGGAGTATTGCCAATGGCGTACTGACCGTACCAACGAATTTATCTTACAGCAACAAGGCATTATTTTAAATCCCCGCGCGCAAAAAAGCAATCAGGCTAATGCCGCAAACGCCCAGCAGATCGCGCCGTTTAATACAGACATGTACCTTAACAATCAAATTAGGGGTGCAGGAATTGATGGTAAACGTATGCCTGTTGATATAAATCCTTCAGCTGCACCTACGGCAGGTGGCAGCAAAAAGCAGGTAAGAACTGTGCGCGTTGAAGACGGCATTTTAAAACCGGCTTACAGGTTGCCTACAGAAGCCGAATGGGAATACGCTGCCCTGTCACTTAACGGTAATACGCAATTTGAAAATATTAATGATGGCAAAGTTTATCCATGGAATGGCTTAGGCGTTCGTTCGCCGCAAAAAGCAACCCGTGGTTTAATATTGGCCAACTTTAAGCGTGGTAATGGTGATAATGCCGGTGTAGGTGGTTACCTGAATGATAAGGCGTTTATAACCGCTCCTGTACGCTCTTACCAGCCAAACGATTTTGGTTTGTATAACATGGCAGGTAATGTTAACGAGTGGGTAGAAGACACCTACCGTCAAATGTCATTTGAAGACGTTGATGCCTTTAATCCTTTCCGTGGTAACCAGTTTGCTGATAAACGTTTGGCCAACGCAAGCACCGGTCAATACGCTAAAGACAAATATGGTCGCCCAATAAAAGATCCGGCAAAAGCCGCAAGAAAAATGACCTATGCTGAATTAATTGCATCTCAACGTGCAGATAGTTTAGCCAATGCTGCGCCAAGCACTACTAATGGTGCAGGCAACGGTAATGGCCAGGCTCCTGTACCATTTGTTACTAAAGATCCGTTGGCTGGAAAGCCATACAATGCTGATGCTCGTGGTTTTAGGGATAGCGTAAATACTAATTTATATGGAATTACAACATTGGTAAACGACCGCTCAAAGGTGTACAAGGGTGGCTCGTGGAATGATTTGGCTTACTGGTTAAACCCGGCAACACGCAGGTTTATGGATCAGGGCGAATCAAGTGCTGAAGTTGGTTTCCGTTGTGCAATGGATCTTGTTGGCGCACCCGAGATCAGCCCTGGTGGCAAACCTCACTTCAGCGTAAAAAAGGCAGGAAAATAA
- a CDS encoding complex I subunit 4 family protein, with protein MTVSILIFLPVIAALAVAFLKNDAAKHAALFFSVVELAVALYFLSNFVPDASTQFLIDVPWISRIGVYFTAGIDGISMIMVLLTTVLVPLIILTTYKHTYSNAGAFYALILFMQAAMLVVFTALDGFLFYVGWEAALIPIYFICAMWGGQDRIRITLKFFIYTFAGSLFMLLAIIYLYFHTPGKLYSLEGFMHAGLSPQEQVWVFWAFFLAFAIKMPVFPFHTWQPDTYTESPSAGTMMLSGIMLKMGIYGVIRWMVPNAPISAFEWQNLTIILSIVGIVYASIIAFTQKDGKRLVAYSSIAHVGLIAAGIFAWNVQGLQGAMVQMLSHGINVVGMFFIWDIISRRLNTREISQLGGIAKNAPFFSIAFLIIVLGTVALPLTNGFIGEFLLLNSVYQYNIWLAAVAGLTIIFGAVYMLRMYKGVMQGETNDLTAVFTDVKGTEALALAIICALIIVIGVYPQPILHISEAAVNNLINTVNLR; from the coding sequence ATGACGGTTAGTATACTTATATTTTTGCCGGTAATTGCAGCGCTTGCTGTTGCTTTCCTTAAAAACGATGCAGCTAAGCATGCCGCGCTATTTTTCTCGGTGGTTGAACTGGCAGTAGCCTTGTATTTTCTAAGCAATTTTGTACCCGATGCCAGCACACAGTTTTTAATTGATGTACCATGGATAAGCAGAATAGGCGTTTACTTCACTGCAGGTATTGATGGCATCAGTATGATAATGGTGTTACTCACAACGGTTTTAGTGCCGTTGATCATTTTAACTACTTACAAACACACCTACAGTAATGCCGGTGCTTTTTATGCACTCATATTGTTTATGCAGGCGGCAATGCTGGTTGTATTTACCGCGCTTGACGGATTTTTATTCTATGTTGGATGGGAAGCTGCGCTGATACCAATTTACTTTATCTGCGCTATGTGGGGCGGTCAGGACCGTATCCGCATTACCTTGAAGTTTTTCATTTACACTTTTGCCGGTTCATTATTTATGTTATTGGCAATAATTTACCTGTACTTCCATACACCGGGTAAGCTATATAGTCTGGAAGGTTTTATGCATGCAGGCTTATCGCCTCAGGAGCAGGTTTGGGTGTTCTGGGCATTCTTTCTGGCATTTGCTATCAAAATGCCGGTGTTCCCTTTCCATACCTGGCAGCCCGATACCTATACCGAATCACCTTCAGCAGGTACCATGATGTTATCAGGTATCATGTTAAAAATGGGTATCTATGGTGTTATCAGATGGATGGTGCCCAATGCGCCTATCAGCGCTTTTGAATGGCAAAACCTAACTATTATACTTTCAATAGTAGGTATAGTTTACGCTTCTATCATTGCCTTTACGCAAAAAGATGGCAAACGTTTAGTGGCCTACTCATCAATAGCGCACGTTGGCTTGATAGCAGCAGGTATTTTTGCCTGGAACGTGCAAGGCTTGCAGGGTGCAATGGTGCAAATGCTTAGCCACGGCATAAACGTGGTGGGTATGTTCTTTATTTGGGATATCATCAGTCGCCGTTTAAATACACGTGAGATATCTCAACTGGGCGGTATTGCTAAAAACGCACCATTTTTCTCCATCGCGTTTTTAATAATTGTATTGGGTACTGTTGCATTGCCGTTAACCAATGGTTTCATAGGTGAGTTTTTATTGCTGAACAGCGTTTACCAATACAACATCTGGTTAGCTGCTGTAGCTGGCTTGACCATCATATTTGGCGCGGTATACATGCTGCGCATGTATAAAGGTGTTATGCAAGGCGAAACCAATGACCTTACAGCTGTTTTTACAGATGTTAAAGGAACGGAAGCGTTAGCGCTGGCCATTATCTGCGCGTTAATTATTGTTATAGGTGTTTATCCGCAGCCTATCCTGCACATCTCAGAAGCGGCGGTGAATAATTTGATAAATACTGTAAATCTCAGGTAG
- the nuoK gene encoding NADH-quinone oxidoreductase subunit NuoK, which produces MESLTNTMLGVPLNHYILLSAIIFSIGVIGVLLRRNAIVIFMSVELMLNAVNLLLTAFSVYRGDAAGQVFVFFIMALAAAEVAVGLAIIVMIYRNTNSVDINVLNRLKW; this is translated from the coding sequence ATGGAAAGTTTAACTAATACTATGCTGGGTGTTCCGCTTAATCATTACATCCTTTTAAGCGCCATCATATTTTCAATTGGTGTTATTGGTGTACTGCTACGCCGCAATGCTATCGTAATTTTCATGTCGGTTGAGCTGATGCTGAATGCGGTAAACCTGCTGTTGACAGCATTTTCAGTATACCGTGGCGATGCAGCCGGACAAGTGTTCGTATTCTTTATTATGGCACTGGCCGCTGCTGAAGTTGCAGTAGGTTTAGCCATCATCGTAATGATCTATCGCAATACCAATTCGGTAGATATTAACGTGCTGAACAGGTTGAAATGGTAA
- a CDS encoding DUF4159 domain-containing protein, with translation MKKLWYMGVAVGLLTLSSFNAPTYKMAKLKYSGGGDWYGDRTALPNLIKFCNENLKTNFDREDEVVEPGSAQLFDYPFVFMTGHGNVIFSDQEAKNLRKYLTGGGFLHIDDNYGLDKFIRPQMKKVFPELDFVELPVNYPIYHQKFSFPTGLPKVHEHDGKRPQGFGLIYKGRLVCFYSFECDLGNGWEDLGTYAGDTQESRLKALRMGANLIQYVLTQ, from the coding sequence ATGAAAAAGTTGTGGTACATGGGTGTTGCTGTGGGGTTACTTACCTTAAGCAGTTTCAACGCGCCCACTTATAAAATGGCTAAACTCAAGTATAGCGGTGGTGGCGACTGGTATGGCGATCGCACTGCCTTGCCAAACCTCATAAAGTTTTGCAACGAAAACCTGAAAACGAATTTTGACCGCGAAGACGAGGTTGTGGAGCCGGGTAGCGCGCAACTATTTGATTATCCTTTTGTTTTTATGACCGGCCACGGCAACGTTATCTTTTCAGACCAGGAAGCAAAGAACCTACGCAAGTACTTGACAGGTGGCGGCTTTTTGCATATTGATGATAATTACGGCCTGGATAAATTTATTCGTCCGCAAATGAAGAAGGTTTTCCCTGAACTGGACTTTGTGGAATTGCCGGTAAATTATCCTATTTACCATCAAAAATTCAGTTTCCCTACAGGCCTGCCTAAAGTACATGAGCATGACGGCAAACGTCCGCAGGGTTTTGGATTGATATACAAAGGCAGGCTGGTGTGTTTTTATTCGTTTGAGTGCGATCTGGGCAATGGTTGGGAAGATCTGGGTACTTATGCCGGCGATACGCAGGAATCGCGTTTAAAAGCGCTACGTATGGGCGCCAACTTGATACAATACGTTCTTACGCAGTAA